A single window of Salvia splendens isolate huo1 chromosome 8, SspV2, whole genome shotgun sequence DNA harbors:
- the LOC121743362 gene encoding ribulose bisphosphate carboxylase/oxygenase activase 1, chloroplastic-like isoform X2, with protein sequence MAAAVGAVNPVPVNLNGAPSTCFFGSRLKKASTPNSSPKACSSRKLRVVGQEIDEQKQTDGDRWKGLVEDASDDQQDITRGKGLVDTLFQAPTGMGTHDAVLSSYEYISQGLREYNLDNKLDGFYIAPAFMDKLVVHITKNFMTLPNIKIPLILGIWGGKGQGKSFQCELVFRKMGINPIMMSAGELESGNAGEPAKLIRQRYREAADIIKKGKMCCLFINDLDAGAGRMGGTTQYTVNNQMVNATLMNIADNPTNVQLPGMYNKQENPRVPIIVTGNDFSTLYAPLIRDGRMEKFYWAPTREDRIGVCKGIFRIDGVPDEAVVKLVDTFPGQSIDFFGALRARVYDDEVRKWVTGVGIENIGSKLVNSRDGPPTFEQPKMTLEKLLEYGFMLVQEQENVKRVQLAETYLKDAALGEANKDSIDRGIFYGKAAQQVNVPVPEGCTDPSAANYDPTARSDDGSCLYK encoded by the exons ATGGCAGCCGCCGTCGGTGCCGTCAACCCCGTTCCG GTGAATTTGAATGGTGCCCCAAGCACATGCTTCTTTGGGAGCAGGTTGAAGAAGGCAAGCACCCCAAACAGTAGCCCCAAGGCTTGTTCATCAAGGAAGTTGAGAGTAGTTGGTCAGGAGATTGATGAGCAGAAACAGACCGATGGAGATAGATGGAAGGGTCTGGTCGAGGACGCCTCCGATGACCAACAGGACATCACCCGAGGAAAGGGTCTGGTCGACACGCTCTTCCAGGCTCCCACCGGGATGGGCACACACGACGCTGTCCTCAGCTCCTATGAGTACATCAGCCAGGGCCTCCGCGA GTACAACTTGGATAACAAGTTGGATGGATTCTACATTGCCCCAGCTTTCATGGACAAGCTTGTTGTTCATATCACCAAGAACTTCATGACATTACCTAACATCAAG ATCCCTCTAATTCTGGGAATCTGGGGAGGCAAAGGACAGGGAAAATCGTTCCAGTGCGAGCTCGTTTTCCGCAAGATGGGCATCAA CCCGATCATGATGAGCGCGGGAGAGCTGGAGAGCGGGAACGCAGGGGAGCCGGCGAAGCTGATCCGGCAGCGCTACCGCGAGGCGGCGGACATCATAAAGAAGGGGAAGATGTGTTGCCTGTTCATCAACGACCTCGACGCCGGGGCCGGGCGGATGGGCGGCACCACCCAGTACACGGTCAACAACCAGATGGTCAACGCCACGTTGATGAACATCGCCGACAACCCGACCAACGTGCAACTCCCCGGGATGTACAACAAGCAGGAGAACCCCCGCGTCCCCATCATCGTCACGGGTAACGACTTCTCCACCCTCTACGCCCCCCTCATCCGAGACGGCCGCATGGAGAAGTTCTACTGGGCCCCCACCCGCGAGGACCGCATCGGCGTCTGCAAGGGCATCTTCCGCATTGACGGCGTTCCTGACGAGGCCGTCGTTAAGCTCGTCGACACCTTCCCCGGCCAGTCCATCG ACTTCTTCGGGGCGTTGAGGGCCAGAGTGTACGACGACGAGGTGAGGAAGTGGGTGACCGGAGTTGGGATAGAGAACATAGGGAGCAAGCTGGTGAACTCGAGGGATGGACCGCCCACGTTCGAACAGCCTAAGATGACGCTGGAGAAGCTTCTCGAATACGGTTTCATGCTGGTCCAGGAGCAGGAGAATGTGAAGAGGGTGCAGTTGGCTGAGACATACTTGAAAGATGCGGCTTTGGGAGAGGCCAACAAAGATTCCATTGACAGAGGGATTTTCTACG GCAAGGCTGCtcagcaggtgaatgttccggTGCCGGAAGGGTGTACGGACCCGAGCGCTGCGAACTACGACCCCACGGCCAGAAGTGATGATGGGAGTTGCTTGTACAAATAA
- the LOC121743362 gene encoding ribulose bisphosphate carboxylase/oxygenase activase 2, chloroplastic-like isoform X1, giving the protein MAAAVGAVNPVPVYVQVNLNGAPSTCFFGSRLKKASTPNSSPKACSSRKLRVVGQEIDEQKQTDGDRWKGLVEDASDDQQDITRGKGLVDTLFQAPTGMGTHDAVLSSYEYISQGLREYNLDNKLDGFYIAPAFMDKLVVHITKNFMTLPNIKIPLILGIWGGKGQGKSFQCELVFRKMGINPIMMSAGELESGNAGEPAKLIRQRYREAADIIKKGKMCCLFINDLDAGAGRMGGTTQYTVNNQMVNATLMNIADNPTNVQLPGMYNKQENPRVPIIVTGNDFSTLYAPLIRDGRMEKFYWAPTREDRIGVCKGIFRIDGVPDEAVVKLVDTFPGQSIDFFGALRARVYDDEVRKWVTGVGIENIGSKLVNSRDGPPTFEQPKMTLEKLLEYGFMLVQEQENVKRVQLAETYLKDAALGEANKDSIDRGIFYGKAAQQVNVPVPEGCTDPSAANYDPTARSDDGSCLYK; this is encoded by the exons ATGGCAGCCGCCGTCGGTGCCGTCAACCCCGTTCCG GTGTATGTGCAGGTGAATTTGAATGGTGCCCCAAGCACATGCTTCTTTGGGAGCAGGTTGAAGAAGGCAAGCACCCCAAACAGTAGCCCCAAGGCTTGTTCATCAAGGAAGTTGAGAGTAGTTGGTCAGGAGATTGATGAGCAGAAACAGACCGATGGAGATAGATGGAAGGGTCTGGTCGAGGACGCCTCCGATGACCAACAGGACATCACCCGAGGAAAGGGTCTGGTCGACACGCTCTTCCAGGCTCCCACCGGGATGGGCACACACGACGCTGTCCTCAGCTCCTATGAGTACATCAGCCAGGGCCTCCGCGA GTACAACTTGGATAACAAGTTGGATGGATTCTACATTGCCCCAGCTTTCATGGACAAGCTTGTTGTTCATATCACCAAGAACTTCATGACATTACCTAACATCAAG ATCCCTCTAATTCTGGGAATCTGGGGAGGCAAAGGACAGGGAAAATCGTTCCAGTGCGAGCTCGTTTTCCGCAAGATGGGCATCAA CCCGATCATGATGAGCGCGGGAGAGCTGGAGAGCGGGAACGCAGGGGAGCCGGCGAAGCTGATCCGGCAGCGCTACCGCGAGGCGGCGGACATCATAAAGAAGGGGAAGATGTGTTGCCTGTTCATCAACGACCTCGACGCCGGGGCCGGGCGGATGGGCGGCACCACCCAGTACACGGTCAACAACCAGATGGTCAACGCCACGTTGATGAACATCGCCGACAACCCGACCAACGTGCAACTCCCCGGGATGTACAACAAGCAGGAGAACCCCCGCGTCCCCATCATCGTCACGGGTAACGACTTCTCCACCCTCTACGCCCCCCTCATCCGAGACGGCCGCATGGAGAAGTTCTACTGGGCCCCCACCCGCGAGGACCGCATCGGCGTCTGCAAGGGCATCTTCCGCATTGACGGCGTTCCTGACGAGGCCGTCGTTAAGCTCGTCGACACCTTCCCCGGCCAGTCCATCG ACTTCTTCGGGGCGTTGAGGGCCAGAGTGTACGACGACGAGGTGAGGAAGTGGGTGACCGGAGTTGGGATAGAGAACATAGGGAGCAAGCTGGTGAACTCGAGGGATGGACCGCCCACGTTCGAACAGCCTAAGATGACGCTGGAGAAGCTTCTCGAATACGGTTTCATGCTGGTCCAGGAGCAGGAGAATGTGAAGAGGGTGCAGTTGGCTGAGACATACTTGAAAGATGCGGCTTTGGGAGAGGCCAACAAAGATTCCATTGACAGAGGGATTTTCTACG GCAAGGCTGCtcagcaggtgaatgttccggTGCCGGAAGGGTGTACGGACCCGAGCGCTGCGAACTACGACCCCACGGCCAGAAGTGATGATGGGAGTTGCTTGTACAAATAA